GACAATTGCCGAGAGGTTGAACAGTGCAGTGCGTTCGCATGACTGTGTAGCCCGTCTGGGTGGCGACGAGTTCGTGGTGGTGTTGACGGGGAAAAACAATCGCGAGAATGCGGTGGGCATCATGCAGCGCTGTTTGGACATGGTGCAGATTCCCATCGTGGTAGAGGATGGACATGCCGCCACGGTGGGTTGCAGCATCGGCATTGCCTACTATGCGGGCGACAACGAGTCCTGCGACTCATTATTGGAGCGTGCCGATGAGGCCATGTACATGGCAAAGCACGCCGGCAAAGGCCGCATCATCGAGTCTGTTCGGACGCAGGCTAGTGGATCCACATTCGAGCATTCGCCAGTCGCAGCTTAACCCGCGAATGATGCAATATGAAAAGTGCCTTTTTATTCGGATGAACTCTACGTCTGCTTTGTGTGAATGTTTCAGTGGCTGATCTGGGCCGATCTGTGACTGGCGCAGTCCGGCCAGAAGCAGTCGGTCTCGGCAGATGAAAGCGACGCTCAACGTCCCAGTTACACCACCTAAAACATCGGGCCACCGGGCCCGGGATAACGGTGCCGTCATGCATCCAATGGGATGAAAATTGAGTCGGAGCATCCAAGGATGTGACAACCATATGGCGTGGAACGCATTATTGCGGGCTACATCAAAAGAGATTTACAAAGCTGAGCAACATCGACCAAGCCAGCTCCAGCAAAGCCCAAGCAGAAAATAATCCATTCACCACAAGAAAAATCGCGCCAACGACAATCACTAAAACGATGAGTTGCACAGCCTTCATACTATGAAGTCTCCCGAAAAAACCAATTCTATGGCTCATCTTTGGTTGGTCATGCACTGCCCCCTCTGGGTCTAACTGCGACTGTCGTTGTCAGGCCGGGAACAGTCGCACATGGTGAGAATTTGGTCATAGACACGTTGACGCGAAAGGATTAGTGATGCGCATTCAGGAAATAGAGACCAAGCGCTTGCGTCTCAGGCAATGGCGAGACCCTGACTACCCTGTATTTGCTAGCATCAATGCAGACGTGGAGGGTATGCGCTTTTTTCCCGCGACACTTACTGTTGAACAGAGTAATGACTTGGCGAGGTATTGTCGTAGCCTCATCGAGCAGCAAGGTTGGGGGGTCTGGGCTGTGGAGGAAAAGACGACGGCCAAATTCATCGGCTTTACCGGATTGCACAAGCCTACGGATGAACTTCCGTTTACTCCATGTGTTGAAATTGCTTGGCGCCTTGACAGAGCATCATGGGGAAATGGTTTTGCAACAGAGGCGGCCAGCGCAGCACTCTCCTTTGCATTTGATAAGTTAGCCCTGCCTGAAGTAGTTTCCTTTACAACTTTGG
This DNA window, taken from Comamonas testosteroni TK102, encodes the following:
- a CDS encoding GNAT family N-acetyltransferase, translating into MRIQEIETKRLRLRQWRDPDYPVFASINADVEGMRFFPATLTVEQSNDLARYCRSLIEQQGWGVWAVEEKTTAKFIGFTGLHKPTDELPFTPCVEIAWRLDRASWGNGFATEAASAALSFAFDKLALPEVVSFTTLDNTPSERVMQRLGMKREPRTFEHPSLPTGHPLREHLLYRAHPGERASDSV